From the genome of Meleagris gallopavo isolate NT-WF06-2002-E0010 breed Aviagen turkey brand Nicholas breeding stock chromosome 24, Turkey_5.1, whole genome shotgun sequence, one region includes:
- the LOC109370915 gene encoding uncharacterized protein LOC109370915 isoform X4, translating into MGDMLGRGRWPAPSSQHRVPPHPQPKGRARHIFLPCCGFLCAHHRSAVVAKCCSMWTMVVLHTFKGNFSHLFVILDDYTASLPMIASSNSAFVPEVEPGDVSGSEWGAESQPAPGSEALAGAMEMPPERAVPNPQLLPALEPRWSPGGPARQRENPGQGRYSPRFAHVLKAMMGENEVPEVDGEPVDEAVFQEGSSHTLPISREGTEDVQAAGAAGARGEEHTEGIYIKDVPMFCLKGAIGVFVPLLLLIIVCCICIRRRRQKQQRLMESAKARSAAHGRSAREDRRSRHQRAPGRPARVLRSPSTSPLSRPKSASARLPPPAAPRGPPARPCTPGISPEAPSPAGHRHRHHRHPTGDGSSLPGAGHHVPDLHNRCSHQQWLSRFLLQQYTNK; encoded by the exons ATGGGGGACATGCTGGGCAGGGGAAGGTGGCCAGCACCCAGTTCCCAACACAGGGTCCCCCCTCACCCCCAGCCCAAGGGAAGAGCCAGGCACATTTTCCTCCCGTGCTGTGGTTTCCTTTGTGCCCATCACAGATCTGCAGTAGTGGCCAAATGTTGCTCCATGTGGACCATGGTGGTGTTGCACACATTTAAAGGAAACTTCTCTCATCTCTTTGTGATTCTAGACGACTACACTGCTTCTTTACCTATGATTGCCTCTTCGAACTCGGCTTTTGTTCCTGAGGTGGAACCTGGAG ATGTGAGTGGAAGTGAATGGGGTGCAGAATCCCAGCCGGCTCCTGGGTCCGAAGCTCTTGCAGGTGCCATGG AAATGCCTCCAGAGAGGGCCGTGCCAAACCCGCAGCTGCTTCCCGCGCTGGAGCCCCGCTGGTCTCCCGGGG GTCCTGCGAGACAGAGAGAGAATCCGGGACAAGGAAGATATTCGCCGCGCTTTGCTCATGTCCTAAAGGCAATGATGGGGGAGAACGAAGTGCCTG AGGTCGATGGAGAGCCTGTGGACGAGGCTGTGTTTCAGGAGGGCAGCAGCCACACGCTGCCCATCTCCCGTGAAGGCACAGAGGACGTGCAAGCAGCTGGCGCTGCAG GTGCACGTGGTGAAGAACACACTGAGGGCATCTACATTAAGGACGTCCCCATGTTCTGCCTGAAAGGTGCCATTGGTGTGTTTGTTCCGCTTCTGCTCCTGATAATTGTGTGCTGCATTTGCATCCGGCGGCGGAGGCAGAAACAACA GCGCCTCATGGAATCCGCCAAGGCCCGGTCTGCTGCCCACGGACGCTCAGCACGTGAGGACAGACGGTCTCGGCACCAGCGGGCTCCAGGACGTCCTGCCCGGGTGCTGCGGAGCCCCAGCACATCGCCGCTCTCCAGGCCCAAGAGTGCCTCGGCTCGGCTGCCCCCCCCCGCGGCCCCCCGCGGCCCCCCAGCCCGGCCGTGTACACCAGGAATAAGTCCAGAAGCCCCCAGCCCCGCCGGGCACCGCCACCGCCACCACCGCCATCCTACAGGGGATGGTAGCAGTCTCCCTGGGGCCGGGCACCACGTCCCAGACCTGCACAACCGCTGCTCCCATCAACAGTGGCTGTCCAGATTTCTATTACAGCAGTACACCAATAAATAG
- the LOC109370915 gene encoding uncharacterized protein LOC109370915 isoform X1, with the protein MGDMLGRGRWPAPSSQHRVPPHPQPKGRARHIFLPCCGFLCAHHRSAVVAKCCSMWTMVVLHTFKGNFSHLFVILDDYTASLPMIASSNSAFVPEVEPGDVSGSEWGAESQPAPGSEALAGAMGMSWLFTSFASCQLTALISARHACRSESTALHVPAVSLHHPYVPPAPQLCRYAVTQIVVYDGKLSWFRIAEMPPERAVPNPQLLPALEPRWSPGGPARQRENPGQGRYSPRFAHVLKAMMGENEVPEVDGEPVDEAVFQEGSSHTLPISREGTEDVQAAGAAGARGEEHTEGIYIKDVPMFCLKGAIGVFVPLLLLIIVCCICIRRRRQKQQRLMESAKARSAAHGRSAREDRRSRHQRAPGRPARVLRSPSTSPLSRPKSASARLPPPAAPRGPPARPCTPGISPEAPSPAGHRHRHHRHPTGDGSSLPGAGHHVPDLHNRCSHQQWLSRFLLQQYTNK; encoded by the exons ATGGGGGACATGCTGGGCAGGGGAAGGTGGCCAGCACCCAGTTCCCAACACAGGGTCCCCCCTCACCCCCAGCCCAAGGGAAGAGCCAGGCACATTTTCCTCCCGTGCTGTGGTTTCCTTTGTGCCCATCACAGATCTGCAGTAGTGGCCAAATGTTGCTCCATGTGGACCATGGTGGTGTTGCACACATTTAAAGGAAACTTCTCTCATCTCTTTGTGATTCTAGACGACTACACTGCTTCTTTACCTATGATTGCCTCTTCGAACTCGGCTTTTGTTCCTGAGGTGGAACCTGGAG ATGTGAGTGGAAGTGAATGGGGTGCAGAATCCCAGCCGGCTCCTGGGTCCGAAGCTCTTGCAGGTGCCATGGGTATGTCATGGCTTTTTACTTCCTTTGCGAGCTGCCAGCTCACGGCCCTAATATCAGCCAGGCACGCCTGCAGGAGCGAGAGCACAGCGCTGCACGTGCCTGCCGTGTCCCTGCACCATCCCTATGTACCGCCTGCTCCTCAGCTGTGCCGTTACGCAGTGACACAGATTGTGGTGTATGATGGAAAGCTCTCATGGTTCCGTATTGCAGAAATGCCTCCAGAGAGGGCCGTGCCAAACCCGCAGCTGCTTCCCGCGCTGGAGCCCCGCTGGTCTCCCGGGG GTCCTGCGAGACAGAGAGAGAATCCGGGACAAGGAAGATATTCGCCGCGCTTTGCTCATGTCCTAAAGGCAATGATGGGGGAGAACGAAGTGCCTG AGGTCGATGGAGAGCCTGTGGACGAGGCTGTGTTTCAGGAGGGCAGCAGCCACACGCTGCCCATCTCCCGTGAAGGCACAGAGGACGTGCAAGCAGCTGGCGCTGCAG GTGCACGTGGTGAAGAACACACTGAGGGCATCTACATTAAGGACGTCCCCATGTTCTGCCTGAAAGGTGCCATTGGTGTGTTTGTTCCGCTTCTGCTCCTGATAATTGTGTGCTGCATTTGCATCCGGCGGCGGAGGCAGAAACAACA GCGCCTCATGGAATCCGCCAAGGCCCGGTCTGCTGCCCACGGACGCTCAGCACGTGAGGACAGACGGTCTCGGCACCAGCGGGCTCCAGGACGTCCTGCCCGGGTGCTGCGGAGCCCCAGCACATCGCCGCTCTCCAGGCCCAAGAGTGCCTCGGCTCGGCTGCCCCCCCCCGCGGCCCCCCGCGGCCCCCCAGCCCGGCCGTGTACACCAGGAATAAGTCCAGAAGCCCCCAGCCCCGCCGGGCACCGCCACCGCCACCACCGCCATCCTACAGGGGATGGTAGCAGTCTCCCTGGGGCCGGGCACCACGTCCCAGACCTGCACAACCGCTGCTCCCATCAACAGTGGCTGTCCAGATTTCTATTACAGCAGTACACCAATAAATAG
- the LOC109370915 gene encoding uncharacterized protein LOC109370915 isoform X2, whose translation MGRVWGAMASARLILLLLMATTCWKVGAAPWRAPGADDYTASLPMIASSNSAFVPEVEPGDVSGSEWGAESQPAPGSEALAGAMGMSWLFTSFASCQLTALISARHACRSESTALHVPAVSLHHPYVPPAPQLCRYAVTQIVVYDGKLSWFRIAEMPPERAVPNPQLLPALEPRWSPGGPARQRENPGQGRYSPRFAHVLKAMMGENEVPEVDGEPVDEAVFQEGSSHTLPISREGTEDVQAAGAAGARGEEHTEGIYIKDVPMFCLKGAIGVFVPLLLLIIVCCICIRRRRQKQQRLMESAKARSAAHGRSAREDRRSRHQRAPGRPARVLRSPSTSPLSRPKSASARLPPPAAPRGPPARPCTPGISPEAPSPAGHRHRHHRHPTGDGSSLPGAGHHVPDLHNRCSHQQWLSRFLLQQYTNK comes from the exons ATGGGACGAGTGTGGGGAGCTATGGCCTCTGCCCGTCTCATACTCCTCCTCCTGATGGCTACAACTTGCTGGAAGGTTGGTGCTGCTCCATGGAGAGCACCAGGAGCAG ACGACTACACTGCTTCTTTACCTATGATTGCCTCTTCGAACTCGGCTTTTGTTCCTGAGGTGGAACCTGGAG ATGTGAGTGGAAGTGAATGGGGTGCAGAATCCCAGCCGGCTCCTGGGTCCGAAGCTCTTGCAGGTGCCATGGGTATGTCATGGCTTTTTACTTCCTTTGCGAGCTGCCAGCTCACGGCCCTAATATCAGCCAGGCACGCCTGCAGGAGCGAGAGCACAGCGCTGCACGTGCCTGCCGTGTCCCTGCACCATCCCTATGTACCGCCTGCTCCTCAGCTGTGCCGTTACGCAGTGACACAGATTGTGGTGTATGATGGAAAGCTCTCATGGTTCCGTATTGCAGAAATGCCTCCAGAGAGGGCCGTGCCAAACCCGCAGCTGCTTCCCGCGCTGGAGCCCCGCTGGTCTCCCGGGG GTCCTGCGAGACAGAGAGAGAATCCGGGACAAGGAAGATATTCGCCGCGCTTTGCTCATGTCCTAAAGGCAATGATGGGGGAGAACGAAGTGCCTG AGGTCGATGGAGAGCCTGTGGACGAGGCTGTGTTTCAGGAGGGCAGCAGCCACACGCTGCCCATCTCCCGTGAAGGCACAGAGGACGTGCAAGCAGCTGGCGCTGCAG GTGCACGTGGTGAAGAACACACTGAGGGCATCTACATTAAGGACGTCCCCATGTTCTGCCTGAAAGGTGCCATTGGTGTGTTTGTTCCGCTTCTGCTCCTGATAATTGTGTGCTGCATTTGCATCCGGCGGCGGAGGCAGAAACAACA GCGCCTCATGGAATCCGCCAAGGCCCGGTCTGCTGCCCACGGACGCTCAGCACGTGAGGACAGACGGTCTCGGCACCAGCGGGCTCCAGGACGTCCTGCCCGGGTGCTGCGGAGCCCCAGCACATCGCCGCTCTCCAGGCCCAAGAGTGCCTCGGCTCGGCTGCCCCCCCCCGCGGCCCCCCGCGGCCCCCCAGCCCGGCCGTGTACACCAGGAATAAGTCCAGAAGCCCCCAGCCCCGCCGGGCACCGCCACCGCCACCACCGCCATCCTACAGGGGATGGTAGCAGTCTCCCTGGGGCCGGGCACCACGTCCCAGACCTGCACAACCGCTGCTCCCATCAACAGTGGCTGTCCAGATTTCTATTACAGCAGTACACCAATAAATAG
- the LOC109370915 gene encoding uncharacterized protein LOC109370915 isoform X3: MGRVWGAMASARLILLLLMATTCWKVGAAPWRAPGADVSGSEWGAESQPAPGSEALAGAMGMSWLFTSFASCQLTALISARHACRSESTALHVPAVSLHHPYVPPAPQLCRYAVTQIVVYDGKLSWFRIAEMPPERAVPNPQLLPALEPRWSPGGPARQRENPGQGRYSPRFAHVLKAMMGENEVPEVDGEPVDEAVFQEGSSHTLPISREGTEDVQAAGAAGARGEEHTEGIYIKDVPMFCLKGAIGVFVPLLLLIIVCCICIRRRRQKQQRLMESAKARSAAHGRSAREDRRSRHQRAPGRPARVLRSPSTSPLSRPKSASARLPPPAAPRGPPARPCTPGISPEAPSPAGHRHRHHRHPTGDGSSLPGAGHHVPDLHNRCSHQQWLSRFLLQQYTNK; this comes from the exons ATGGGACGAGTGTGGGGAGCTATGGCCTCTGCCCGTCTCATACTCCTCCTCCTGATGGCTACAACTTGCTGGAAGGTTGGTGCTGCTCCATGGAGAGCACCAGGAGCAG ATGTGAGTGGAAGTGAATGGGGTGCAGAATCCCAGCCGGCTCCTGGGTCCGAAGCTCTTGCAGGTGCCATGGGTATGTCATGGCTTTTTACTTCCTTTGCGAGCTGCCAGCTCACGGCCCTAATATCAGCCAGGCACGCCTGCAGGAGCGAGAGCACAGCGCTGCACGTGCCTGCCGTGTCCCTGCACCATCCCTATGTACCGCCTGCTCCTCAGCTGTGCCGTTACGCAGTGACACAGATTGTGGTGTATGATGGAAAGCTCTCATGGTTCCGTATTGCAGAAATGCCTCCAGAGAGGGCCGTGCCAAACCCGCAGCTGCTTCCCGCGCTGGAGCCCCGCTGGTCTCCCGGGG GTCCTGCGAGACAGAGAGAGAATCCGGGACAAGGAAGATATTCGCCGCGCTTTGCTCATGTCCTAAAGGCAATGATGGGGGAGAACGAAGTGCCTG AGGTCGATGGAGAGCCTGTGGACGAGGCTGTGTTTCAGGAGGGCAGCAGCCACACGCTGCCCATCTCCCGTGAAGGCACAGAGGACGTGCAAGCAGCTGGCGCTGCAG GTGCACGTGGTGAAGAACACACTGAGGGCATCTACATTAAGGACGTCCCCATGTTCTGCCTGAAAGGTGCCATTGGTGTGTTTGTTCCGCTTCTGCTCCTGATAATTGTGTGCTGCATTTGCATCCGGCGGCGGAGGCAGAAACAACA GCGCCTCATGGAATCCGCCAAGGCCCGGTCTGCTGCCCACGGACGCTCAGCACGTGAGGACAGACGGTCTCGGCACCAGCGGGCTCCAGGACGTCCTGCCCGGGTGCTGCGGAGCCCCAGCACATCGCCGCTCTCCAGGCCCAAGAGTGCCTCGGCTCGGCTGCCCCCCCCCGCGGCCCCCCGCGGCCCCCCAGCCCGGCCGTGTACACCAGGAATAAGTCCAGAAGCCCCCAGCCCCGCCGGGCACCGCCACCGCCACCACCGCCATCCTACAGGGGATGGTAGCAGTCTCCCTGGGGCCGGGCACCACGTCCCAGACCTGCACAACCGCTGCTCCCATCAACAGTGGCTGTCCAGATTTCTATTACAGCAGTACACCAATAAATAG
- the POLB gene encoding DNA polymerase beta isoform X2: protein MSKRKAPQESLNQGITDFLMELANYERNVNRAIHKYNAYRKAASVISRYPSRIRNGAEAKKLDGVGAKIAEKIDEFLSTGKLRKLEKIRQDDTSASINFLTRVTGIGPAAARKFVEEGIKTLEDLRKNEHKLTHHQRIGLKYFEDFEKRIPREEMLQMQEIVLKEVENVDPNYIATVCGSFRRGAESSGDMDVLLTHPTFTSESSKQSKLLHQVVEQLEKVHFVTDVLSKGDTKFMSSYQQQFPVLVMSSCSNKIFDQFGCLPAAK from the exons ATGAGCAAGCGGAAGGCGCCTCAGGAGAGCCTCAACCAGGGCATCACAGACTTCCTCATGG AGCTAGCGAATTACGAGCGCAACGTGAACCGAGCCATCCACAAGTACAACGCCTACAG GAAAGCGGCCTCTGTCATCTCCCGGTACCCCAGCAGAATACGGAATGGAGCCGAAGCTAAGAAGCTG GATGGAGTAGGTGCTAAAATAGCTGAGAAAATAGATGAGTTTTTATCTACTGGAAAGCTTCGCAAATTGGAAAAG ATTCGACAAGATGATACAAGTGCTTCCATCAACTTCCTGACACGAGTTACTGGCATTGG tcctgctgctgctagGAAGTTTGTTGAGGAAGGAATTAAGACTTTAGAAG ATCTAAGAAAAAATGAGCACAAGCTGACCCATCACCAGCGAATTGGGTTGAA atattttgaagattttgaGAAAAGAATCCCAAGGGAAGAAATGTTGCAAATGCAG GAAATTGTGCTGAAAGAGGTGGAGAACGTGGACCCAAATTATATTGCTACAGTCTGTGGCAGTTTTAGGCGAG GTGCAGAGTCGAGTGGTGATATGGATGTTCTCTTAACCCATCCGACTTTCACATCTGAATCATCCAAACAG TCAAAGCTTCTGCATCAAGTTGTAGAACAACTGGAAAAAGTCCACTTTGTCACTGATGTGCTGTCTAAAGGTGACACCAAATTCATG TCCTCTTATCAGCAGCAGTTCCCAGTACTAGTGATGTCCAGCTGttctaataaaatatttgatcaGTTCG GGTGTCTGCCAGCTGCCAAATAA
- the LOC109370915 gene encoding uncharacterized protein LOC109370915 isoform X5, which yields MGMCTCLTQPALSCLFTDVSGSEWGAESQPAPGSEALAGAMGMSWLFTSFASCQLTALISARHACRSESTALHVPAVSLHHPYVPPAPQLCRYAVTQIVVYDGKLSWFRIAEMPPERAVPNPQLLPALEPRWSPGGPARQRENPGQGRYSPRFAHVLKAMMGENEVPEVDGEPVDEAVFQEGSSHTLPISREGTEDVQAAGAAGARGEEHTEGIYIKDVPMFCLKGAIGVFVPLLLLIIVCCICIRRRRQKQQRLMESAKARSAAHGRSAREDRRSRHQRAPGRPARVLRSPSTSPLSRPKSASARLPPPAAPRGPPARPCTPGISPEAPSPAGHRHRHHRHPTGDGSSLPGAGHHVPDLHNRCSHQQWLSRFLLQQYTNK from the exons ATGGGTATGTGCACGTGTTTGACACAACCTGCTCTGTCCTGTTTGTTTACAGATGTGAGTGGAAGTGAATGGGGTGCAGAATCCCAGCCGGCTCCTGGGTCCGAAGCTCTTGCAGGTGCCATGGGTATGTCATGGCTTTTTACTTCCTTTGCGAGCTGCCAGCTCACGGCCCTAATATCAGCCAGGCACGCCTGCAGGAGCGAGAGCACAGCGCTGCACGTGCCTGCCGTGTCCCTGCACCATCCCTATGTACCGCCTGCTCCTCAGCTGTGCCGTTACGCAGTGACACAGATTGTGGTGTATGATGGAAAGCTCTCATGGTTCCGTATTGCAGAAATGCCTCCAGAGAGGGCCGTGCCAAACCCGCAGCTGCTTCCCGCGCTGGAGCCCCGCTGGTCTCCCGGGG GTCCTGCGAGACAGAGAGAGAATCCGGGACAAGGAAGATATTCGCCGCGCTTTGCTCATGTCCTAAAGGCAATGATGGGGGAGAACGAAGTGCCTG AGGTCGATGGAGAGCCTGTGGACGAGGCTGTGTTTCAGGAGGGCAGCAGCCACACGCTGCCCATCTCCCGTGAAGGCACAGAGGACGTGCAAGCAGCTGGCGCTGCAG GTGCACGTGGTGAAGAACACACTGAGGGCATCTACATTAAGGACGTCCCCATGTTCTGCCTGAAAGGTGCCATTGGTGTGTTTGTTCCGCTTCTGCTCCTGATAATTGTGTGCTGCATTTGCATCCGGCGGCGGAGGCAGAAACAACA GCGCCTCATGGAATCCGCCAAGGCCCGGTCTGCTGCCCACGGACGCTCAGCACGTGAGGACAGACGGTCTCGGCACCAGCGGGCTCCAGGACGTCCTGCCCGGGTGCTGCGGAGCCCCAGCACATCGCCGCTCTCCAGGCCCAAGAGTGCCTCGGCTCGGCTGCCCCCCCCCGCGGCCCCCCGCGGCCCCCCAGCCCGGCCGTGTACACCAGGAATAAGTCCAGAAGCCCCCAGCCCCGCCGGGCACCGCCACCGCCACCACCGCCATCCTACAGGGGATGGTAGCAGTCTCCCTGGGGCCGGGCACCACGTCCCAGACCTGCACAACCGCTGCTCCCATCAACAGTGGCTGTCCAGATTTCTATTACAGCAGTACACCAATAAATAG
- the POLB gene encoding DNA polymerase beta isoform X1 produces the protein MSKRKAPQESLNQGITDFLMELANYERNVNRAIHKYNAYRKAASVISRYPSRIRNGAEAKKLDGVGAKIAEKIDEFLSTGKLRKLEKIRQDDTSASINFLTRVTGIGPAAARKFVEEGIKTLEDLRKNEHKLTHHQRIGLKYFEDFEKRIPREEMLQMQEIVLKEVENVDPNYIATVCGSFRRGAESSGDMDVLLTHPTFTSESSKQSKLLHQVVEQLEKVHFVTDVLSKGDTKFMGVCQLPNKDDGTSYPHRRIDIRLIPKDQYYCGVLYFTGSDIFNKNMRAHALEMGFTINEYTIRPLGVTGVAGEALPVECEKDIFDYIQWKYREPKDRSE, from the exons ATGAGCAAGCGGAAGGCGCCTCAGGAGAGCCTCAACCAGGGCATCACAGACTTCCTCATGG AGCTAGCGAATTACGAGCGCAACGTGAACCGAGCCATCCACAAGTACAACGCCTACAG GAAAGCGGCCTCTGTCATCTCCCGGTACCCCAGCAGAATACGGAATGGAGCCGAAGCTAAGAAGCTG GATGGAGTAGGTGCTAAAATAGCTGAGAAAATAGATGAGTTTTTATCTACTGGAAAGCTTCGCAAATTGGAAAAG ATTCGACAAGATGATACAAGTGCTTCCATCAACTTCCTGACACGAGTTACTGGCATTGG tcctgctgctgctagGAAGTTTGTTGAGGAAGGAATTAAGACTTTAGAAG ATCTAAGAAAAAATGAGCACAAGCTGACCCATCACCAGCGAATTGGGTTGAA atattttgaagattttgaGAAAAGAATCCCAAGGGAAGAAATGTTGCAAATGCAG GAAATTGTGCTGAAAGAGGTGGAGAACGTGGACCCAAATTATATTGCTACAGTCTGTGGCAGTTTTAGGCGAG GTGCAGAGTCGAGTGGTGATATGGATGTTCTCTTAACCCATCCGACTTTCACATCTGAATCATCCAAACAG TCAAAGCTTCTGCATCAAGTTGTAGAACAACTGGAAAAAGTCCACTTTGTCACTGATGTGCTGTCTAAAGGTGACACCAAATTCATG GGTGTCTGCCAGCTGCCAAATAAAGATGATGGAACATCTTATCCACATAGGAGAATTGATATTCG GCTTATCCCTAAAGATCAGTATTACTGTGGTGTACTGTATTTCACAGGCAGTGATATATTCAATAAGAACATGAGAGCCCATGCTCTGGAAATGGGCTTCACAATCAACGAGTATACAATCCGTCCCTTGGGTGTCACTG GAGTCGCTGGGGAGGCCCTACCAGTAGAATGTGAGAAAGACATCTTTGACTACATCCAGTGGAAATACCGAGAGCCAAAGGATCGGAGTGAATAA
- the LOC109370915 gene encoding uncharacterized protein LOC109370915 isoform X6 — translation MGMSWLFTSFASCQLTALISARHACRSESTALHVPAVSLHHPYVPPAPQLCRYAVTQIVVYDGKLSWFRIAEMPPERAVPNPQLLPALEPRWSPGGPARQRENPGQGRYSPRFAHVLKAMMGENEVPEVDGEPVDEAVFQEGSSHTLPISREGTEDVQAAGAAGARGEEHTEGIYIKDVPMFCLKGAIGVFVPLLLLIIVCCICIRRRRQKQQRLMESAKARSAAHGRSAREDRRSRHQRAPGRPARVLRSPSTSPLSRPKSASARLPPPAAPRGPPARPCTPGISPEAPSPAGHRHRHHRHPTGDGSSLPGAGHHVPDLHNRCSHQQWLSRFLLQQYTNK, via the exons ATGGGTATGTCATGGCTTTTTACTTCCTTTGCGAGCTGCCAGCTCACGGCCCTAATATCAGCCAGGCACGCCTGCAGGAGCGAGAGCACAGCGCTGCACGTGCCTGCCGTGTCCCTGCACCATCCCTATGTACCGCCTGCTCCTCAGCTGTGCCGTTACGCAGTGACACAGATTGTGGTGTATGATGGAAAGCTCTCATGGTTCCGTATTGCAGAAATGCCTCCAGAGAGGGCCGTGCCAAACCCGCAGCTGCTTCCCGCGCTGGAGCCCCGCTGGTCTCCCGGGG GTCCTGCGAGACAGAGAGAGAATCCGGGACAAGGAAGATATTCGCCGCGCTTTGCTCATGTCCTAAAGGCAATGATGGGGGAGAACGAAGTGCCTG AGGTCGATGGAGAGCCTGTGGACGAGGCTGTGTTTCAGGAGGGCAGCAGCCACACGCTGCCCATCTCCCGTGAAGGCACAGAGGACGTGCAAGCAGCTGGCGCTGCAG GTGCACGTGGTGAAGAACACACTGAGGGCATCTACATTAAGGACGTCCCCATGTTCTGCCTGAAAGGTGCCATTGGTGTGTTTGTTCCGCTTCTGCTCCTGATAATTGTGTGCTGCATTTGCATCCGGCGGCGGAGGCAGAAACAACA GCGCCTCATGGAATCCGCCAAGGCCCGGTCTGCTGCCCACGGACGCTCAGCACGTGAGGACAGACGGTCTCGGCACCAGCGGGCTCCAGGACGTCCTGCCCGGGTGCTGCGGAGCCCCAGCACATCGCCGCTCTCCAGGCCCAAGAGTGCCTCGGCTCGGCTGCCCCCCCCCGCGGCCCCCCGCGGCCCCCCAGCCCGGCCGTGTACACCAGGAATAAGTCCAGAAGCCCCCAGCCCCGCCGGGCACCGCCACCGCCACCACCGCCATCCTACAGGGGATGGTAGCAGTCTCCCTGGGGCCGGGCACCACGTCCCAGACCTGCACAACCGCTGCTCCCATCAACAGTGGCTGTCCAGATTTCTATTACAGCAGTACACCAATAAATAG